In Myxococcus stipitatus, the following are encoded in one genomic region:
- a CDS encoding COX15/CtaA family protein, with protein sequence MNHAASSRRFQVFSVGVLVFTLGVILWGAFVRATGSGAGCGDHWPVCNGEVVPREPTVQTLIEYTHRVTSGLVMMLAVALCVWALRAHAKGHPVRKAASWALFFMLTEALVGAGIVLLKYVADNASMGRAVWMGVHLVNTFLLVGAQTLVVWFSRGRAPLTFRGQGWVGALVGVSLAGMLLLGVSGAIAALGDTLFPSETLMEGLRQDVSDTAHVLVRRRVLHPVLAVCMGALLVFVGRWMAKLRPSAEVKRAAAVITGLYVTQLAVGVVNVVLLAPVWLQLVHLLMADFVWMAVVSLCAAGLASDAPRAEPVAATASTHPSPV encoded by the coding sequence ATGAATCACGCCGCCTCGTCACGTCGGTTCCAGGTCTTCAGCGTTGGAGTGCTGGTCTTCACGCTGGGGGTGATTCTGTGGGGTGCCTTCGTCCGGGCCACGGGCTCCGGGGCGGGCTGCGGAGACCACTGGCCGGTGTGCAACGGCGAGGTGGTGCCGCGTGAACCCACGGTCCAGACACTCATCGAGTACACCCACCGGGTGACGAGCGGGCTGGTCATGATGCTCGCGGTGGCGCTGTGTGTGTGGGCACTCCGGGCGCACGCCAAGGGCCACCCGGTGCGCAAGGCGGCGAGCTGGGCGCTGTTCTTCATGCTGACCGAGGCGCTCGTCGGGGCGGGCATCGTCCTCCTCAAGTACGTGGCGGACAACGCCTCCATGGGGCGCGCGGTGTGGATGGGCGTGCACCTGGTCAACACGTTCCTGCTCGTGGGCGCGCAGACGCTGGTGGTGTGGTTCTCCCGAGGCCGAGCCCCCCTGACGTTCCGGGGCCAGGGCTGGGTGGGCGCGCTGGTGGGCGTGAGCCTCGCGGGGATGTTGCTCTTGGGCGTGAGCGGCGCCATCGCCGCGCTGGGCGACACGCTGTTCCCCTCCGAGACGCTGATGGAGGGCTTGCGCCAGGACGTGTCCGACACGGCGCATGTCCTGGTCCGCCGGCGGGTGCTGCACCCGGTGCTGGCGGTGTGCATGGGCGCGCTGCTGGTCTTCGTGGGGCGGTGGATGGCGAAGCTGCGGCCATCCGCCGAGGTGAAGCGCGCCGCGGCGGTCATCACCGGCCTGTACGTCACGCAGCTCGCGGTGGGCGTGGTGAACGTGGTGCTGCTGGCGCCCGTGTGGTTGCAGCTGGTGCACCTGCTGATGGCGGACTTCGTGTGGATGGCGGTGGTGAGCCTGTGCGCCGCGGGGCTGGCGTCCGACGCGCCTCGCGCCGAGCCCGTGGCGGCGACGGCCTCCACGCACCCCTCGCCGGTGTAG
- a CDS encoding Dickkopf N-terminal cysteine-rich domain-containing protein, which yields MKHVVMGLFLALAVVGCGGTKDDDGGVDDPGTKTEGLCSASKACPSGQFCFNGLCAIGCQSNANCAADQYCDLEDTGMPAAFCKNKKAGTCSSNSQCLSNQICIEGLCSLKPPENPPSCNPNTSDFKDGCDTYSVCLDPDDQGSQKPYCASFAPCPEDGVCPTGLGGSVCNDGYLANKGRFCMQGLCRENSNCPSSWNCVKPFTGAVLGFCSPGTLGMPCTENAQCKSGQCFSAPGMMGACM from the coding sequence ATGAAGCATGTGGTGATGGGATTGTTCCTGGCGCTGGCGGTGGTGGGTTGTGGCGGCACGAAGGACGACGACGGCGGGGTTGATGACCCCGGTACCAAGACGGAGGGCCTGTGCAGCGCGTCCAAGGCCTGCCCCTCGGGCCAGTTCTGTTTCAACGGCCTGTGCGCCATCGGCTGTCAGTCCAACGCCAACTGCGCGGCGGACCAGTACTGCGACCTCGAGGACACGGGCATGCCCGCCGCCTTCTGCAAGAACAAGAAGGCCGGGACGTGCAGCTCCAACAGCCAGTGCTTGAGCAACCAGATTTGCATCGAGGGCCTGTGCAGCCTGAAGCCGCCCGAGAACCCGCCTTCGTGCAACCCCAACACGTCGGACTTCAAGGACGGCTGTGACACGTATTCGGTGTGCCTGGACCCGGATGACCAGGGCAGCCAGAAGCCGTACTGCGCCAGCTTCGCGCCGTGCCCCGAGGACGGCGTGTGCCCCACGGGCCTGGGCGGCTCGGTGTGCAACGACGGATATCTGGCGAACAAGGGCCGCTTCTGCATGCAGGGCCTCTGCCGTGAGAACTCCAACTGCCCCTCGTCGTGGAACTGCGTGAAGCCCTTCACGGGCGCCGTGCTGGGCTTCTGCAGCCCCGGCACCCTGGGCATGCCGTGCACCGAGAACGCCCAGTGCAAGAGCGGCCAGTGCTTCTCCGCGCCCGGCATGATGGGCGCCTGCATGTAG
- a CDS encoding NAD-dependent succinate-semialdehyde dehydrogenase, whose translation MAIATQNPATGKTLRTFDALTPAELESKLQRAADTFLEYRRTSFAERARWMRRAAELLDAEAERYGRIMTEEMGKPLEAAKAEARKCATACRYYVAKAEGLLKDRPVEVGGDTAFVRYQPLGPVLAVMPWNFPFWQVVRFAAPALMAGNVGLLKHAHNVPQCALALEELFLQSGFPIGAFQTLLIETSEVNRVIEDPRVRAVTLTGSEGAGRAVGASAGKALKKVVLELGGSDPFIVLPSADLEKAVETAVSARLVNNGQSCIAAKRFILAAPIADEFERRFIERLKRITVGDPMDPKTDIGPLATSGILQGLHAQVEASVKAGARLLLGGKPLQGPGHFYPPTVLADPPPQSPAFQEELFGPVATLLRARDAAHALELANATPFGLGASVWTRDTEEQRQFIDGLEAGMVFVNEMVVSDARLPFGGVKHSGHGRELADLGLHEFLNAKTVRVASSSSAEPAPRAGAVSE comes from the coding sequence ATGGCCATCGCGACCCAGAACCCGGCGACGGGAAAGACGCTGCGCACGTTCGATGCCCTCACCCCGGCGGAGCTGGAGTCGAAGCTCCAGCGCGCGGCGGACACGTTCCTCGAATACCGCCGCACGTCCTTCGCCGAGCGCGCCCGGTGGATGCGCCGCGCCGCGGAGCTGCTCGACGCGGAGGCGGAGCGGTACGGGCGCATCATGACGGAGGAGATGGGCAAGCCCCTGGAGGCCGCGAAGGCCGAGGCTCGCAAGTGCGCCACCGCGTGCCGCTACTACGTCGCCAAGGCGGAGGGCCTGCTCAAGGACCGCCCCGTCGAGGTGGGCGGTGACACGGCCTTCGTGCGCTACCAACCCCTGGGGCCCGTGCTCGCCGTCATGCCGTGGAACTTCCCCTTCTGGCAGGTGGTGCGCTTCGCCGCGCCCGCGCTGATGGCGGGCAACGTGGGCCTGCTCAAACACGCGCACAACGTGCCCCAGTGCGCGCTCGCGCTGGAGGAGTTGTTCCTGCAATCGGGTTTCCCCATCGGCGCCTTCCAGACGCTGCTCATCGAGACGTCGGAGGTGAATCGCGTCATCGAGGACCCGCGCGTGCGCGCCGTGACACTCACCGGGAGCGAGGGCGCGGGCCGGGCCGTGGGCGCCTCCGCGGGCAAGGCGCTCAAGAAGGTGGTGTTGGAGCTGGGCGGCAGCGACCCGTTCATCGTCCTGCCGAGCGCGGACCTGGAGAAGGCCGTGGAGACCGCCGTGTCCGCGCGCCTGGTCAACAATGGCCAGTCCTGCATCGCCGCGAAGCGCTTCATCCTCGCAGCCCCCATCGCCGACGAGTTCGAGCGCCGCTTCATCGAGCGGCTCAAACGCATCACCGTGGGCGACCCCATGGACCCCAAGACAGACATCGGCCCCCTGGCCACCAGCGGCATCCTCCAAGGGTTGCATGCGCAGGTGGAGGCCAGCGTGAAGGCCGGGGCGCGACTGCTCCTCGGCGGCAAACCCTTGCAGGGCCCCGGTCACTTCTATCCGCCCACCGTGCTCGCGGACCCGCCGCCCCAGTCACCCGCGTTCCAAGAAGAGCTGTTCGGCCCGGTGGCCACGCTGCTGCGCGCACGGGACGCGGCGCATGCGCTCGAGCTCGCCAACGCGACACCGTTCGGCTTGGGCGCGAGCGTGTGGACCCGCGACACCGAGGAGCAGCGTCAGTTCATCGACGGGCTCGAGGCCGGCATGGTGTTCGTCAACGAGATGGTGGTCTCCGACGCGCGGCTGCCCTTTGGGGGTGTGAAGCACTCGGGCCACGGGCGCGAGCTCGCGGACCTGGGCCTGCACGAGTTCCTCAACGCCAAGACGGTGCGCGTCGCCAGTTCCTCCAGCGCCGAACCCGCGCCTCGCGCAGGCGCCGTCAGCGAGTGA
- a CDS encoding sigma 54-interacting transcriptional regulator — translation MPQLLVLPDGRRLPLDKPVVSIGSDATCDAVVQAPGVKPSHALLFRDARGWSVSPAGRGCDVRVRGKRVDLAPLEPGDRVRVGTVELELIDSVESPSTREEHAPRRNEGRVVAVLSELASRLLVQRPPQEVLEVAMRGLAEVVGADVGFLVTADSLDGPRRVLCATGTRPDVAVVDSLVDRVMTSGAPVRVADVASDAALSGAPSLLALRLGSALVVPLRVESVPLSVVYLGRRLGAPAFSSGELEEAMALSGLAALLLSTRRELTELRAQVDGLTRRIEAATFEGLIGESPPMRAMYRQVERLGPTPLNVLIQGETGTGKELVAKALHRRSGRRGRLVAINCAALPENLIERELFGHARGAFTGAGPERAGLVEAADGGTLFLDEIGDMPLSLQTRLLRVVQEREVTRLGEHQPRKVDVRVVSATHVELEEAVRRGTFRADLRFRLEEVRVEVPPLRERGDDVLLIAHHVLSQEARKARGFTQKAAEALRGHPFPGNVRELASRVRRAAVLASDELLRPEDLELGGDGAPMVPLEEAREAFVQRYVREAITRSGGSKKDAAAALGIGLRSLFRYLGEGD, via the coding sequence ATGCCCCAGCTCCTGGTCCTCCCCGACGGCCGCCGTCTTCCCCTGGACAAGCCGGTGGTCTCCATCGGCTCCGACGCGACGTGCGACGCCGTGGTGCAGGCGCCCGGCGTGAAGCCGAGCCACGCGTTGCTATTCCGCGACGCGCGCGGCTGGAGCGTGTCCCCCGCGGGACGCGGCTGTGACGTGCGGGTGCGGGGCAAGCGCGTGGACCTGGCGCCCCTGGAGCCAGGGGACCGCGTGCGGGTGGGCACGGTGGAGCTGGAGCTCATCGACTCGGTGGAGTCGCCGTCCACTCGAGAGGAACACGCCCCTCGTCGCAACGAGGGCCGCGTGGTGGCGGTGCTGTCGGAGCTGGCTTCCAGGCTGTTGGTGCAGCGTCCGCCGCAGGAGGTGCTGGAGGTGGCGATGCGGGGGCTCGCCGAGGTGGTGGGCGCGGACGTGGGCTTCCTCGTCACGGCGGATTCGCTCGACGGCCCGCGCCGCGTGTTGTGCGCCACGGGCACGCGGCCGGATGTGGCGGTGGTGGACAGCCTGGTGGACCGGGTGATGACGTCGGGTGCGCCCGTGCGTGTGGCGGACGTGGCCTCCGACGCGGCGCTCTCGGGAGCACCGAGTCTCCTGGCGCTGCGGTTGGGCTCGGCGCTGGTGGTGCCGCTGCGGGTGGAGTCGGTGCCGTTGTCGGTGGTGTACCTGGGGCGGAGGCTGGGCGCGCCGGCGTTCTCCTCGGGGGAGCTGGAAGAGGCGATGGCGCTCTCCGGACTCGCGGCGCTGCTGCTCTCCACCCGGCGCGAGCTGACGGAGCTGCGCGCGCAGGTGGATGGACTCACCCGCCGCATCGAGGCGGCGACCTTCGAGGGACTCATCGGCGAGTCTCCCCCGATGCGCGCGATGTACCGGCAGGTGGAGCGGCTGGGGCCCACGCCGCTCAACGTGCTCATCCAAGGGGAGACGGGCACGGGCAAGGAGCTGGTGGCCAAGGCGTTGCACCGGCGCAGTGGCCGCCGGGGACGGCTGGTGGCCATCAACTGCGCGGCGCTGCCGGAGAACCTCATCGAGCGCGAGCTCTTCGGCCATGCGCGCGGAGCCTTCACGGGCGCGGGCCCGGAGCGAGCCGGATTGGTGGAGGCCGCCGATGGAGGCACGCTGTTCCTGGATGAGATTGGCGACATGCCCCTGTCGCTTCAAACGCGGCTGTTGCGGGTGGTGCAGGAGCGCGAGGTGACGCGGTTGGGTGAGCACCAGCCACGCAAGGTGGACGTGCGCGTGGTGTCCGCGACCCACGTCGAGCTGGAGGAGGCCGTGCGCCGAGGCACCTTCCGCGCGGACCTGCGCTTCCGCTTGGAGGAGGTGCGCGTGGAGGTTCCTCCGCTCCGGGAGCGCGGCGACGACGTGCTGCTCATCGCGCACCATGTCCTGTCACAGGAAGCGCGCAAGGCGCGAGGCTTCACGCAGAAGGCGGCGGAGGCGCTGCGCGGCCACCCCTTCCCCGGCAACGTGCGGGAGCTGGCGTCGCGCGTGCGCCGCGCGGCGGTGCTGGCCTCGGATGAGCTGCTGCGGCCGGAGGACCTGGAGCTCGGTGGTGATGGCGCACCGATGGTGCCCTTGGAGGAAGCGCGCGAGGCCTTCGTGCAGCGCTACGTGCGCGAGGCGATTACTCGCAGCGGGGGCAGCAAGAAGGACGCGGCGGCGGCGCTGGGCATCGGCCTGCGCTCCCTGTTCCGCTACCTGGGCGAAGGGGACTGA
- a CDS encoding sigma-54 dependent transcriptional regulator, whose protein sequence is MENLEEKGTRTDLSPDAIRALRGGHSRAAFARMLGVTPLTVYRWELPESAPQARKPRGKVAQSLRQLLEGGGLTGVSRLPSLSRQALSTEENARLQPCLELLKRAEWRAAEEALLSLLASGVLRTPGARALAAVGLSHLQRWGREDSRGALATLLPHLGEAETGLLPEWVELQVHALAANLYASPDGKLLDAGRSDAHAARADALMADRPDADANCLVRMAQMWSAFYLGDAERLARYSGRVAEALTEVTVPALRLLAEDLCAHEEALRGEATQATRRFRDVAQGSARLGYAFLEARNLAFLAQRRLEEACEPEEALLLVRRAREAAYGGRMARGFSFIFAARAEAEALLRLARFTEAETVLDEADAVVAELSWTPLNLALTRAKLWLTTNRPSELRRLAAKLATHDGPVQRALTSAYALFVEAAADLSDGLTQRAAEGFATASLRGMELGGWPYLRRECLLYETAARAYAGQREEGRAVLRRARTFLERMPSAWHSALLHRFEGVMLVLDGRTREARELLEASLGTFRLSGDVCMAASTRILLARLARHEGDPAAAELVAASEAELRRLGMPLPPDLSPPTSPPLRVGSTTQGAFASTGLGAEALVVPFERLSVRGIGAPRIQRELLGVLEGLFPGSAPRLEEVDSQGRVTLLAGTNSLPVTDEVEFGDGCGRRLRVGVAGPLPADGRALLTALSRLSGFALEVAALRGFAAVEEAVEPPSLHPPPSEEPDRDAELPGFIAASPSMKRLRAELARLSASRSTVIVTGESGAGKEVVARALHVLSTRAQRPYVAFNCAAVPRELFEGQLFGYRRGAFTGAASDHPGVLRAAHGGTLFLDEIGELPLDVQPKLLRVLENGEVFPLGETRPVEVDVRVVAATHRDLSQLVREGRFREDLYYRLHVVPVRVPPLRERREDVVALARHFVRQLTPEGQQPPQLGPDALAALMSHAWPGNVRELRNVIERSMAYGPLPAVLGAEQMRIAG, encoded by the coding sequence GTGGAGAACCTGGAGGAGAAGGGAACGCGCACGGACCTGAGTCCCGATGCCATCCGCGCCCTGCGTGGAGGGCATAGCCGTGCCGCCTTCGCCCGGATGCTGGGCGTCACCCCTCTGACGGTGTACCGCTGGGAGCTGCCCGAGTCGGCGCCCCAGGCCCGCAAGCCCCGGGGGAAGGTGGCCCAGTCGCTGCGCCAGCTGCTGGAGGGCGGTGGACTGACGGGGGTGTCCCGCCTGCCGTCCCTCTCGCGCCAGGCGCTGAGCACGGAGGAGAACGCCCGGCTCCAACCCTGCCTGGAGCTGCTGAAGCGGGCGGAGTGGCGCGCAGCCGAGGAGGCGCTGCTGTCGCTGCTGGCCTCGGGCGTGCTGCGGACCCCTGGCGCGCGGGCCCTGGCGGCGGTGGGCCTGTCCCACCTCCAGCGCTGGGGACGCGAGGACAGCCGGGGCGCGCTCGCGACGCTGCTGCCCCACCTGGGCGAGGCGGAGACGGGGCTGCTCCCGGAGTGGGTGGAGCTCCAGGTGCACGCGCTGGCCGCCAACCTCTATGCCTCGCCGGACGGCAAGCTGCTGGACGCTGGCAGATCCGACGCCCACGCGGCCCGGGCGGACGCGCTGATGGCGGACCGGCCGGACGCGGACGCGAACTGCCTGGTGCGCATGGCACAGATGTGGAGCGCCTTCTACCTGGGCGACGCGGAGCGGCTGGCGCGCTACTCGGGGCGGGTGGCGGAGGCGCTCACGGAGGTCACCGTCCCGGCGCTGCGGCTCTTGGCCGAGGACCTGTGCGCCCACGAGGAGGCCCTCCGGGGCGAGGCCACGCAGGCCACGCGGCGCTTCCGCGACGTGGCCCAGGGCTCGGCGCGGTTGGGCTATGCGTTCCTGGAGGCGCGCAACCTGGCCTTCCTCGCGCAGCGCCGGTTGGAGGAAGCCTGCGAGCCGGAGGAGGCACTGCTGCTGGTGCGCCGCGCGCGAGAAGCCGCGTACGGCGGACGCATGGCGCGGGGCTTCTCCTTCATCTTCGCCGCGCGCGCGGAGGCCGAGGCCCTGCTGCGGCTGGCGCGCTTCACCGAGGCGGAGACGGTGCTGGACGAGGCCGACGCGGTGGTGGCCGAGCTGAGCTGGACGCCGCTGAACCTGGCCCTCACCCGCGCGAAGCTCTGGCTGACGACGAACCGCCCCTCGGAGCTGCGGCGGCTGGCGGCGAAGCTGGCCACCCACGACGGCCCCGTCCAGCGCGCCCTCACCAGCGCCTATGCCCTCTTCGTGGAGGCGGCGGCGGACCTGTCCGACGGCCTCACCCAGCGCGCCGCCGAGGGCTTCGCCACCGCGAGCCTGCGCGGCATGGAGCTGGGCGGCTGGCCCTACCTGCGCCGCGAGTGCCTGCTGTACGAGACGGCCGCGCGAGCCTACGCGGGGCAACGCGAAGAAGGCCGCGCGGTGCTGCGCCGGGCGCGCACGTTCCTGGAGCGGATGCCCTCGGCGTGGCACTCCGCGCTGCTGCACCGCTTCGAGGGAGTCATGCTCGTGCTCGACGGGCGCACGCGCGAGGCCCGCGAGCTGCTGGAGGCGTCACTCGGCACCTTCCGCCTCTCGGGCGATGTCTGCATGGCCGCCTCCACGCGCATCCTCCTGGCCCGCCTGGCGCGCCACGAGGGAGACCCCGCCGCCGCGGAGCTGGTGGCCGCCAGCGAGGCGGAGCTGCGCCGGCTGGGAATGCCCCTGCCGCCCGACCTCAGCCCCCCAACGTCGCCGCCCCTCCGGGTGGGGAGCACGACCCAGGGCGCGTTCGCCTCCACGGGCCTGGGCGCGGAGGCCTTGGTCGTGCCCTTCGAGCGGCTCTCCGTGCGCGGCATCGGCGCCCCCCGCATCCAGCGCGAATTGCTGGGCGTGTTGGAGGGCCTGTTCCCTGGCAGCGCCCCCCGGCTGGAGGAAGTGGACTCGCAGGGGCGTGTCACGCTGCTGGCGGGGACGAACAGCCTCCCCGTCACCGACGAGGTGGAGTTCGGCGATGGCTGTGGCCGCAGGCTGCGAGTCGGCGTCGCGGGCCCGCTGCCCGCCGATGGTCGCGCGCTGCTCACCGCGCTGTCGCGGCTGAGCGGCTTCGCGCTGGAGGTGGCGGCGCTGCGGGGCTTCGCGGCGGTGGAGGAGGCGGTGGAGCCTCCCTCGCTCCATCCCCCGCCGTCGGAGGAGCCGGACCGGGACGCGGAGCTGCCGGGCTTCATCGCCGCCTCGCCGTCCATGAAGCGGCTGCGCGCGGAGCTGGCGCGCCTGTCCGCCAGCCGCTCCACCGTCATCGTCACGGGCGAGTCCGGCGCGGGAAAGGAAGTCGTCGCGCGGGCGCTCCACGTGCTGTCCACTCGCGCGCAGCGGCCCTACGTCGCCTTCAACTGCGCCGCCGTCCCCCGCGAGCTCTTCGAGGGCCAGCTCTTCGGCTACCGCAGGGGCGCCTTCACCGGCGCGGCCTCGGACCACCCCGGCGTGCTGCGCGCCGCGCATGGCGGCACCCTGTTCCTGGACGAGATTGGCGAGCTGCCGCTGGACGTCCAGCCCAAGCTCCTGCGCGTGCTGGAGAACGGCGAGGTCTTCCCCCTGGGCGAGACGCGCCCGGTGGAAGTGGACGTGCGCGTGGTGGCCGCCACGCATCGCGACTTGAGCCAGCTGGTCCGAGAGGGCCGCTTCCGCGAGGACCTGTACTACCGGCTCCACGTGGTGCCCGTGCGAGTGCCGCCCCTGCGCGAGCGGCGCGAGGACGTGGTGGCCCTGGCCCGGCACTTCGTCCGGCAGCTCACGCCCGAGGGCCAACAGCCTCCACAGCTGGGACCGGATGCCCTGGCGGCGCTGATGTCCCACGCCTGGCCCGGCAACGTGCGCGAGCTGCGCAACGTCATCGAGCGCTCCATGGCCTACGGGCCCCTGCCAGCGGTGTTGGGGGCGGAGCAGATGCGCATCGCGGGCTGA
- a CDS encoding serine/threonine-protein kinase, producing the protein MTGEVLSGRYRLERELGRGGMATVFLATDLRLARPVALKRMHPGGDAGRAERFRREAELAASLHHPNVLEVHDYGEDGAHGPFLVCEWVRGEDLRVLAGRLGPVPPEAAMVLAWELARALSAAHAVGIVHRDVKPENVLVAEGGPLKLADFGLAALEDQERLTSTGAVTGSLPYMAPERIDTGAYSSASDVYAVGVILFELCSGTTPHAGKGAAHLAASVMTKDAPSLTELVPGTPEALASLVARCLARDARDRPRDGAVLAAALEELLLKQVGPPAEVVREFFGNPVAVAAKWRRGRFERLLEEGRGLLARGEGARAAKVLNAALVVEPGSAEVMMLLREGPARKGSWKGGAIAAGLVGCAVVGWGGWTLLRSSEGLGVGPVSPAAMQKPVGVEEAGSPRRAEVPTRQQDAVRVPAGTGRELGTQASVSPPREAASGVEISEAGRSSAFEGAEAQGTPVGPRHSARSGESSGSGKAPASASTGGVASEPRERAKVAERKPEPAKLPRTSSPESAPSAGPASATRSEGVQPQPAVLKVTSRPWAEVFVNGESRGYTPRVRELSLPAGTHQLRFVNPLCDEVDIAVTLAAGETVARDVVLTLRKAEVAIHAPVGARLFVDGREVGTAPLPGPVSLEHGKHRVSAHLPGATPVQREVEVVAGRRLEVSLEVTP; encoded by the coding sequence ATGACGGGTGAGGTGCTTTCGGGCCGTTACCGGCTCGAGCGGGAGCTGGGGCGTGGAGGAATGGCCACGGTCTTCCTGGCGACGGACTTGCGGCTGGCTCGCCCGGTGGCGTTGAAGCGCATGCATCCGGGGGGAGACGCGGGGCGCGCGGAGCGCTTCCGCCGCGAGGCCGAGCTGGCCGCGTCGCTTCACCATCCCAACGTCCTGGAGGTGCACGACTACGGCGAGGACGGGGCTCATGGCCCGTTCCTCGTATGCGAGTGGGTGCGGGGTGAGGACCTGCGGGTGTTGGCGGGGAGGCTCGGGCCGGTGCCGCCCGAGGCCGCGATGGTGCTGGCCTGGGAGCTGGCGCGTGCGTTGTCGGCGGCGCATGCGGTGGGCATCGTCCATCGGGACGTGAAGCCGGAGAACGTGCTGGTGGCCGAGGGTGGGCCGCTGAAGCTCGCGGACTTCGGGCTCGCGGCGTTGGAGGACCAGGAGCGGCTGACGAGCACGGGGGCGGTGACGGGCTCGCTGCCGTACATGGCGCCCGAGCGAATTGACACGGGGGCGTATTCGTCCGCGTCGGATGTGTATGCGGTGGGGGTCATCCTGTTCGAGCTGTGCTCGGGGACCACGCCGCATGCGGGCAAGGGTGCCGCGCACCTGGCCGCGTCGGTGATGACGAAGGATGCGCCGTCGTTGACGGAGTTGGTGCCGGGCACGCCCGAGGCGCTGGCTTCGCTGGTGGCGAGGTGTCTGGCGCGGGATGCGCGGGACAGACCGCGAGACGGCGCGGTGCTCGCTGCGGCGCTGGAGGAGCTGCTCCTGAAGCAGGTGGGGCCGCCGGCCGAGGTGGTGCGGGAGTTCTTTGGAAATCCAGTGGCTGTTGCAGCGAAGTGGCGGAGAGGCCGCTTCGAGCGGTTGTTGGAGGAGGGGCGCGGGCTGCTGGCGCGAGGGGAAGGGGCGCGGGCGGCGAAGGTGCTCAACGCCGCGTTGGTGGTGGAGCCCGGCTCGGCGGAGGTGATGATGCTGCTGCGCGAGGGGCCGGCGCGTAAGGGGAGCTGGAAGGGTGGGGCCATCGCGGCGGGGCTTGTCGGGTGCGCGGTGGTGGGGTGGGGCGGATGGACGCTGTTGCGTTCGAGTGAAGGTTTGGGCGTGGGGCCCGTCAGTCCCGCCGCCATGCAGAAGCCGGTAGGAGTGGAAGAGGCGGGGAGCCCTCGTCGAGCCGAAGTCCCGACGCGTCAGCAGGACGCGGTGAGGGTGCCCGCGGGGACTGGGCGGGAGTTGGGAACACAGGCATCTGTGTCGCCTCCGCGCGAAGCGGCGAGCGGCGTGGAGATATCCGAGGCAGGTCGCTCTTCTGCGTTTGAGGGTGCGGAGGCTCAGGGGACTCCTGTCGGCCCGCGGCACTCCGCGCGGAGCGGAGAATCTTCCGGGAGCGGCAAGGCACCTGCGTCCGCTTCGACGGGCGGTGTGGCAAGCGAACCTCGCGAACGGGCAAAGGTCGCGGAGCGAAAGCCTGAACCGGCGAAGCTCCCACGGACTTCTTCCCCGGAGAGTGCTCCGTCAGCGGGCCCCGCATCGGCGACGCGTTCGGAGGGCGTGCAGCCACAGCCCGCCGTGTTGAAGGTGACGTCGCGTCCGTGGGCGGAGGTGTTCGTGAATGGAGAGAGCCGGGGCTACACGCCTCGCGTGCGAGAGCTCTCCCTCCCCGCGGGCACCCACCAACTGCGTTTCGTGAATCCGCTGTGCGACGAAGTCGACATCGCGGTGACGCTCGCAGCCGGGGAGACGGTGGCGCGCGACGTGGTGCTGACGCTGCGCAAGGCGGAGGTCGCCATCCATGCGCCCGTGGGCGCGAGGCTCTTCGTGGATGGACGTGAGGTGGGCACCGCGCCGTTGCCGGGCCCGGTGTCGCTCGAGCACGGGAAGCACCGTGTGAGTGCGCATCTGCCCGGAGCCACTCCCGTGCAGCGAGAGGTGGAAGTGGTGGCAGGACGCCGTCTCGAGGTGTCGCTGGAGGTGACACCGTGA